The Pantoea phytobeneficialis genomic sequence GGAAAACGGCGTGTTTTCCACGCTGGCGCTTTCCACCGGACAGCGCAAACGGCTGGCGCTGCTGGTGGCATGGCTGGAAGATCGTCCGTTCTATCTGTTTGACGAGTGGGCCGCCGATCAGGACCCGGCGTTTCGCGAGGTGTTTTATCATCAACTGTTGCCCGCGCTTAAAGCCCGCGGCAAGACGGTGCTGGTGATCACCCATGACGATCGCTATTTTCACCTCGCCGATCGCTGCCTGAAACTGGAACTGGGCCAATTGATTAACGCTTAAGGCGCTCCCCTGCCTTTTCGCTCGCCGCACGACGGCGGGCGATGAACGCGGCCATCTGCTGTTGGGCCTGTGTCAGCCTTTCCGCTGAAGCGCTGCGCGGTGAACCGCTATCGAAAGGCGGTGCGGGGTCGTATTCCATCTGCAACTGAATAGCCTCCGCCGCATCACGTCCCAGGAGTTCCTCAGCCACCGTCAGCGCAAAATCGATGCCCGAGGTGACACCCGCACCGGTAATACGGTTGCGGTCACGCACCACTCGCTCTTGCACCGGCGTTGCGCCAAACAAACTGAGCTGATCAATCGATCCCCAATGTGAAGTGGCGCGATAGCCCTGCAACAACCCTGCCGCCCCTAACACCAGCGACCCGGTACAAACCGACGTGACCCACTGCGCGTTTTCCGCCACACGACGCACAAAGGCCAACGTCTCTTCATCGTCCATCAGGGCAATCTGGCCCGGCCCGCCGGGGATACAGATCAGATCCAGCGGTGGGCAATCCGCGAAGGTGGTCGTCGGCAACATAGTCAGACCACGGTCAGACATCACGGGCTGACGGTCTTTCCATACCAGATAGTTGCTGACGCCTGGCATACGGGCAAACACTTCCCACGGACCAGTCAGATCAAGTTGCGTCAGTTCCGGGAAAAGCAGCAGACCAATATTGAAGGGGGTGGACATTGCCATGAGCGACTCCAGGGAGGGAATTATCGACTTATCATGGACTTGTTTGGGGAAAGTTGCATCCTGATTCGTAGCGGCGCGATTTATCGCGCGTTGTTTAAACAGCGCGATAAATCGCGCCGCTACGCAATACACGTTAATTCAGTACCGGTTTCGCCATCGGTTGGGCCGGGCGTTCTGCCAGCGCAAACAGCTCATCAACCCGCGCTTTCTCTTTTGCATCCACCGGCACCAGCACACCGCAGGCGACAAACACCAGCAGGTTACCCGCCAGGCCAACAATGCCGCTGGTAAGTGAGCCAAGCACCGGGATGTCATCCGGGAAAAACACCGTCAGCACGATCGCAATAATGATGCCGGTCATCATCCCCAGCAGCGCGCCCTGCTTGTTGCCAAAGCGACTGAAGATACCGAAGAACAGCGGCACCGCCAGTTGGATGATCCCCTGATAGGAGATCTGCGCCAGCAACTGCAAACGCGAGTAGTTAAAGGTGAAATAAGCCAGCAGCGCTGCCGCTGCAATAAACACCACCATGCCGGACTTCGCCAGTACCGTCAGTTGACGATCGCTGCGCGGCTTATTCCAGGTAGCAAGATCGTTGGCAAATTGCGTACCGCACACCTGCACACAACCATCAACATGGCCGATACTCGCCGCCAGCACAATCACCAGCGCCAGTGCCAGCAACCACGGACCGCCCTGATCAAACAACGCCGTGAAGAAACCGTTCTGCGGATTGGCCTGCACATTGGGATCCTGGCTCACCGCCGTAGCGAACAACATCAGAATGGCGTAGAAACCGCCCACCAGCAGGATTGTCAGCAATGTCCCCTTCTTTACCGCACGAATACCGCTGGCGGTGTAAATGCGCTGGAAACTCATTGGCCAACACATCGAACCAACCACACCGGTAAAAATCAGGCTGAACATATACCAGGGGCCGTAATGGGAGCCTTCTGCACCCGGAATCTGCAACATCGCAGGCGGCAGTGACGATAGCTGACCAAAGCTGTGATCACCGCTGAACAGCAGTACTACGCAAACCAGCGCACCGAGGCCATAGGCGATAATCCCCTGATACATGTCGGTCATAATCAAACCACGCATACCCATGCTGACGGTCCAGTACTGACGCACCAGGATCAGCAGCACGCCGGCGATCAGACAGGTGGTCACGCCCCAGCGGCCAAAGCTGGCGAACTCCACCAACAGCGCCAGTGCCTGAATTCCCATCACCACCCACGGGAAGACACAAATGATGCCGATAATTGACGCCACTCGTTTCACCGCCGGGCTGTTGTAGCGCATACCCAGCAGGTCGGGCTGCGTGGTCAAATTAAAGTGTTGCCCCCACTTCCAGGCACGCCGCGCCATCAGGTACATCGCGGTGACGCCGAGCGTTGAGTAAACCGCGCCATAGAAGCCAATCACGCCGCTGACCGACAGCGCAAAAAACGCGGTAAAGGTTGCGCCCGGCCACCAGGAGTTGGTGTAGCTCATGGCGATGTACCAGGGACCGTAAGAGCGTCCACCCACTGCATAATCGGAAAACGAGGTGCTTTTACGGTTCGTGGTATACAGGACAGCAATCATGATCGCCAGAAATAAACCGATCATGCCAAAGGTAATTAAATAATGTGGTTCTGCGGTGCTAATTTTCATGATACTTCCTCATCCGCGGGAATTTCGCCAAAAGCACATTCAGCGAGATACATCACCCATAATCCGACGCCAAGAAATACCGCAATAGAAAGCCAGTAGATAATTGGCAACGGAACGCCAAGAAATAACGCACCGCTTCCGCTGACGCTTAAATATAACGGTGGACAAAGCGCCAGAAGTAATAACGCCAGCAGATAGATGGCAAAGATTTTATTTTTGATGCTTATGCGGGCACGCAACTGTTGTGCCATGATCATGGTACTCATAATCCCCTCCGAAATTTACAATGACGGTGTGCGCACTCCTTTACCTGCTGTCAGACAGCCTTCCCCTGTGGTGTTAAAAAATAAATAAGATGATTACAGTGCGCGCAACCAATTTTCCCAGTCGGGATGGTTTAATACGCTACGGGCGCGCAACTCTTTCCAGCGGCCATATTTAGAAAAATCGAAATCAATATCCG encodes the following:
- a CDS encoding sodium:solute symporter family protein, which codes for MKISTAEPHYLITFGMIGLFLAIMIAVLYTTNRKSTSFSDYAVGGRSYGPWYIAMSYTNSWWPGATFTAFFALSVSGVIGFYGAVYSTLGVTAMYLMARRAWKWGQHFNLTTQPDLLGMRYNSPAVKRVASIIGIICVFPWVVMGIQALALLVEFASFGRWGVTTCLIAGVLLILVRQYWTVSMGMRGLIMTDMYQGIIAYGLGALVCVVLLFSGDHSFGQLSSLPPAMLQIPGAEGSHYGPWYMFSLIFTGVVGSMCWPMSFQRIYTASGIRAVKKGTLLTILLVGGFYAILMLFATAVSQDPNVQANPQNGFFTALFDQGGPWLLALALVIVLAASIGHVDGCVQVCGTQFANDLATWNKPRSDRQLTVLAKSGMVVFIAAAALLAYFTFNYSRLQLLAQISYQGIIQLAVPLFFGIFSRFGNKQGALLGMMTGIIIAIVLTVFFPDDIPVLGSLTSGIVGLAGNLLVFVACGVLVPVDAKEKARVDELFALAERPAQPMAKPVLN
- a CDS encoding DJ-1/PfpI family protein, whose protein sequence is MSTPFNIGLLLFPELTQLDLTGPWEVFARMPGVSNYLVWKDRQPVMSDRGLTMLPTTTFADCPPLDLICIPGGPGQIALMDDEETLAFVRRVAENAQWVTSVCTGSLVLGAAGLLQGYRATSHWGSIDQLSLFGATPVQERVVRDRNRITGAGVTSGIDFALTVAEELLGRDAAEAIQLQMEYDPAPPFDSGSPRSASAERLTQAQQQMAAFIARRRAASEKAGERLKR